A DNA window from Candidatus Margulisiibacteriota bacterium contains the following coding sequences:
- a CDS encoding phosphoribosyltransferase family protein, with the protein IAAHFNRKGVTKVIGIADKGLIFAELIAHQLGLPLVVAGEGHKMPGQMLSVDITHDDNKIKYLQIFRGVISADYEVYGVVDEITTSGETLYDTIKTLEDYRSSNKSCGATCSFISNVSAINPNYDAAFAENVHVSAYLFQNETIHPSRTPISSPLITPPNYLSFSTDELKKEILVYINKLRGSILWTNFDHILANQQLMNSACDYMIEPYRNQKIDKVVSLAVRGFHFGALIAKKLGAGIVLAEKREKILSDDIESKIYGMEYAEQLEMAIRKGLIKPGDRILIIDDILATGGTLNATIELVERFGATVVGASCLIKINHVFEDKNFGNKVDNNKYQITTPLEFSKQELEEKEKEHKQRIRTFIK; encoded by the coding sequence ATCGCTGCACATTTCAATAGAAAAGGTGTAACCAAGGTTATTGGTATTGCAGACAAGGGGTTAATATTTGCAGAACTAATTGCACATCAGCTTGGGCTGCCTCTGGTCGTTGCAGGCGAAGGGCATAAAATGCCAGGACAAATGCTGTCAGTTGATATTACTCATGATGACAACAAGATTAAGTACCTTCAAATATTTAGAGGTGTTATTTCTGCTGATTACGAAGTATATGGCGTTGTTGATGAAATTACCACCTCAGGAGAAACATTATATGACACCATAAAAACTTTAGAAGATTATCGAAGTAGCAACAAGTCCTGTGGTGCCACATGTTCATTCATCTCAAACGTAAGTGCAATAAATCCAAATTATGATGCTGCTTTTGCAGAAAATGTGCATGTTTCTGCTTATCTTTTTCAAAATGAAACTATTCACCCCTCACGCACCCCAATAAGCTCTCCTCTTATAACTCCACCTAACTATTTATCATTTAGTACAGATGAGCTAAAAAAAGAAATACTTGTCTATATTAACAAACTAAGGGGTAGTATTTTATGGACAAACTTTGACCATATACTTGCTAATCAGCAACTAATGAACTCCGCTTGCGACTACATGATTGAGCCTTATAGAAACCAAAAAATAGATAAAGTTGTTTCTCTAGCTGTGCGTGGGTTTCACTTCGGAGCACTTATTGCAAAGAAACTTGGAGCAGGCATAGTCCTAGCAGAAAAAAGAGAGAAAATATTAAGTGATGACATCGAAAGCAAAATATACGGAATGGAATACGCAGAACAACTTGAAATGGCTATCAGAAAAGGATTAATTAAACCAGGCGACAGAATTCTTATTATTGATGACATTCTGGCAACGGGAGGCACCTTAAATGCGACTATTGAGCTTGTAGAAAGATTTGGTGCAACGGTTGTAGGCGCAAGCTGTTTAATAAAAATAAACCATGTTTTTGAAGACAAAAATTTTGGTAACAAAGTAGATAACAATAAATATCAAATCACAACTCCTTTAGAATTCAGTAAACAAGAACTAGAAGAAAAAGAAAAAGAGCATAAACAAAGAATAAGAACGTTTATTAAATAG